In the genome of Macrobrachium nipponense isolate FS-2020 chromosome 42, ASM1510439v2, whole genome shotgun sequence, one region contains:
- the LOC135213254 gene encoding tigger transposable element-derived protein 1-like — protein sequence MTGESASADVEAAKTYPATLKMIIEEGGYTSKQIFNVDETGLYWKKLPNRTYISVEETTAPGFKASKDRLTLLFGANAEGDCKLKPALIYHSENPRALKGYVKTFLPCYWYSNKKGWMTGSIFKDYIGKLEKELELYCEKEEIPFKILLILDNAPSHPLSIENLSSNIQFAFLPPNTTSLLQPCDQGIIKTFKSYYLRSTLTDMVARTQTDKMTVKEYWKQFTIKDALRFIKESWEKVPRKCLNGVWKHLCPQLVHDFVGFDISENIYKASKECLVKAKEAGFDELEEKDIEELLESHREELTNEELLEMEKLQNAELEAAASRPTAPTPEPERMLTKSDLEEALSSIRGALDILEAKDPNINRSATIARKVMSELNCYTVMLEPKKKKTTQTKLSQFFIKKTVLVEGREKAEGREQGEERERDEEGQ from the exons atgACTGGGGAATCAGCCTCTGCCGATGTAGAAGCAGCCAAGACATATCCAGCTACCCTCAAGATGATCATCGAGGAAGGTGGCTACACATCTAAGCAGATTTTTAATGTAGACGAAACTGGTCTATATTGGAAGAAACTTCCTAACCGGACTTACATCTCGGTTGAAGAGACGACAGCACCTGGATTCAAGGCCTCCAAGGATCGACTCACTCTATTGTTTGGTGCCAATGCAGAGGGAGACTGTAAGCTGAAGCCTGCCCTCATCTATCACTCGGAAAATCCACGAGCATTGAAG GGCTATGTCAAGACCTTCCTACCCTGCTATTGGTATTCCAACAAAAAAGGATGGATGACGGGAAGCATTTTTAAGGATTACATTGGAAAATTGGAAAAAGAATTAGAACTTTACTGTGAGAAGGAAGAGATTCCATTCAAGATTCTGCTCATCTTGGATAATGCGCCCAGCCATCCTCTGTCAATAGAAAATCTATCCAGCAACATCCAGTTCGCTTTCTTGCCACCAAACACCACTTCATTGCTTCAGCCATGTGACCAAGGAATCATCAAAACTTTCAAGTCTTACTATCTACGTTCGACCCTAACTGACATGGTTGCGAGGACACAAACAGATAAGATGACCGTGAAGGAATATTGGAAGCAGTTTACCATCAAAGATGCTCTCCGTTTTATAAAAGAATCTTGGGAGAAAGTGCCAAGGAAATGCCTGAATGGGGTTTGGAAACATCTGTGTCCTCAATTGGTGCATGATTTCGTCGGCTTTGACATcagtgaaaatatttacaaagctagCAAGGAATGTCTTGTCAAGGCAAAGGAAGCTGGGTTCGATGAACTTGAAGAAAAAGACATTGAAGAACTGCTTGAATCACACCGAGAGGAATTGACAAACGAAGAACTCTTGGAGATGGAGAAGCTACAAAATGCAGAGTTGGAGGCAGCTGCATCACGGCCTacagcacccaccccagagcctgaGCGAATGCTAACAAAAAGTGATCTTGAAGAAGCGCTGTCATCCATACGAGGAGCATTAGACATCCTAGAAGCCAAGGATCCCAACATCAACAGGAGTGCTACAATAGCTAGAAAGGTGATGTCAGAACTGAACTGCTACACAGTAATGCTTgaaccaaagaagaagaaaaccacacaaacaaaactgagccagttttttataaaaaaaacagttctgGTTGAGGGAAGAGAGAAGGCCGAGGGAAGAGAGCAGGGTGAGGAGAGAGAGCGGGACGAGGAAGGACAGTGa